A genomic stretch from Patagioenas fasciata isolate bPatFas1 chromosome 8, bPatFas1.hap1, whole genome shotgun sequence includes:
- the SFXN3 gene encoding sideroflexin-3 isoform X2 produces MPPSLPATINIQEPRWDQSTFQGRAKHFFMVTDPRNLLLSGATLEEARRVVEDYRAGTVPPGLTEDELWRAKYIYDSAFHPDTGEKMLLIGRMSAQVPMNMTITGCMLTFYRTTPAVLFWQWVNQSFNAIVNYTNRSGDAPITPSQLGTAYVSATTGAVVTALGLKSLTKHLPAIIGRYVPFAAVAAANCINIPLMRQRELKLGIPVTDENGNRLGESTAAAQKAIFQVVVSRIGMAAPAMAIPPVIMNALEKRAFLKRYPYLNAPLQVGLVGLCLVFATPLCCALFPQKSSMPVSHLEPEVQARIREKDPQLETVYFNKGL; encoded by the exons ATGCCACCGTCCCTCCCTGCCACCATCAACATCCAGGAGCCCCGCTGGGACCAGAGCACCTTCCAGGGCCGGGCCAAGCACTTCTTCATGGTGACTGACCCCCGAAACCTACTGCTCTCGGGGGCCACTCTGGAGGAGGCTCGCCGGGTGGTGGAGGACTACAG ggcaggcacagtACCCCCAGGTCTAACGGAGGACGAGCTTTGGCGGGCAAAGTACATCTACGATTCGGCTTTCCACCCTGACACGGGCGAGAAGATGCTCCTTATAGGGCGCATGTCTGCCCAAGTCCCCATGAACATGACCATCACCGGTTGCATGCTGACCTTCTACAG GACCACACCGGCCGTGCTGTTCTGGCAGTGGGTCAACCAGTCCTTCAACGCCATCGTCAACTACACCAATCGCAGCGGGGATGCACCTATCACCCCCAG CCAACTGGGAACAGCCTATGTGAGCGCAACCACGGGGGCAGTTGTCACAGCACTGGGGCTCAAATCTCTCACCAAG CACTTGCCAGCTATCATTGGCcggtacgtgccttttgcagctgtggctgctgccaaCTGCATCAACATCCCACTGATGAGGCAGAG AGAGCTCAAGCTGGGAATCCCTGTCACGGATGAGAACGGGAACCGCCTGGGCGAGTCCACAGCCGCAGCCCAGAAAGCTATTTTCCAGGTGGTGGTGTCCCGCATTGGCATGGCAGCCCCGGCCATGG CCATCCCTCCGGTGATCATGAATGCCCTGGAGAAGAGAGCTTTCCTGAAG CGGTACCCGTACCTGAATGCTCCTCTGCAGGTCGGCCTGGTGGGTCTCTG CTTGGTGTTTGCGACCCCGCTGTGCTGCGCACTCTTCCCACAGAAAAG CTCAATGCCCGTGAGCCACCTGGAGCCTGAAGTCCAAGCTCGGATCCGGGAGAAAGACCCACAGCTGGAAACCGTCTACTTCAACAAAGGGCTCTGA
- the SFXN3 gene encoding sideroflexin-3 isoform X1 has translation MAPLQKMPPSLPATINIQEPRWDQSTFQGRAKHFFMVTDPRNLLLSGATLEEARRVVEDYRAGTVPPGLTEDELWRAKYIYDSAFHPDTGEKMLLIGRMSAQVPMNMTITGCMLTFYRTTPAVLFWQWVNQSFNAIVNYTNRSGDAPITPSQLGTAYVSATTGAVVTALGLKSLTKHLPAIIGRYVPFAAVAAANCINIPLMRQRELKLGIPVTDENGNRLGESTAAAQKAIFQVVVSRIGMAAPAMAIPPVIMNALEKRAFLKRYPYLNAPLQVGLVGLCLVFATPLCCALFPQKSSMPVSHLEPEVQARIREKDPQLETVYFNKGL, from the exons ATGGCCCCTCTCCAGAAGATGCCACCGTCCCTCCCTGCCACCATCAACATCCAGGAGCCCCGCTGGGACCAGAGCACCTTCCAGGGCCGGGCCAAGCACTTCTTCATGGTGACTGACCCCCGAAACCTACTGCTCTCGGGGGCCACTCTGGAGGAGGCTCGCCGGGTGGTGGAGGACTACAG ggcaggcacagtACCCCCAGGTCTAACGGAGGACGAGCTTTGGCGGGCAAAGTACATCTACGATTCGGCTTTCCACCCTGACACGGGCGAGAAGATGCTCCTTATAGGGCGCATGTCTGCCCAAGTCCCCATGAACATGACCATCACCGGTTGCATGCTGACCTTCTACAG GACCACACCGGCCGTGCTGTTCTGGCAGTGGGTCAACCAGTCCTTCAACGCCATCGTCAACTACACCAATCGCAGCGGGGATGCACCTATCACCCCCAG CCAACTGGGAACAGCCTATGTGAGCGCAACCACGGGGGCAGTTGTCACAGCACTGGGGCTCAAATCTCTCACCAAG CACTTGCCAGCTATCATTGGCcggtacgtgccttttgcagctgtggctgctgccaaCTGCATCAACATCCCACTGATGAGGCAGAG AGAGCTCAAGCTGGGAATCCCTGTCACGGATGAGAACGGGAACCGCCTGGGCGAGTCCACAGCCGCAGCCCAGAAAGCTATTTTCCAGGTGGTGGTGTCCCGCATTGGCATGGCAGCCCCGGCCATGG CCATCCCTCCGGTGATCATGAATGCCCTGGAGAAGAGAGCTTTCCTGAAG CGGTACCCGTACCTGAATGCTCCTCTGCAGGTCGGCCTGGTGGGTCTCTG CTTGGTGTTTGCGACCCCGCTGTGCTGCGCACTCTTCCCACAGAAAAG CTCAATGCCCGTGAGCCACCTGGAGCCTGAAGTCCAAGCTCGGATCCGGGAGAAAGACCCACAGCTGGAAACCGTCTACTTCAACAAAGGGCTCTGA